The nucleotide window GCCGTGACCACCAGGGCGGCCAGCAACGCGGGCAGGAAGCCCAGCTCGTACCGCGTCGCGGCGACCGCCGCCGTGTACGCCCCCACGCCGAAGAGCGCGGCGTGGCCCAGGGAGACCTGGCCCCCGTAGCCGAGCAGGACGTTGAGGGACAGCACGAGCACCGCCCAGATGGCAGCGAAGATGCCGATCGAGAAGAGGTAGTCCACCTAGGCGCCCCTCGCGAACAGCCCCTGCGGGCGGAACATCAGCACGAGTATCAGGAGCGTGAAGCCGATGGCGTCGCGCGGCAGGACGTAGCCGAAGACCGTGATCGCGAAGCTCTCGATGAAGGCCAACAGGTAGGCGGCCACTATCGCGCCGGGCACGTTGCCGAGGCCGCCCAGGACGACGACGATGAAGGCCTTGTAGGAGACCACGTCGCCCATCGCGGCGAAGACGCGTCCCTCGTAGCCGGAGACGAGCACCCCGCCCAGGCCGGCGAGGAACGAGCCGAGGAAGAACGCGAGGTTCATGCTCAGGCGCGCCGGTATGCCGATCGCCTCGGCCATCTCGGCGTCCATGCTCAGCGCCCGCCAGTCCAGGCCCAGACGCGTGCGACGGAAGACGACCAGCAGGCCCGCAACGACGAGGGCTGCCACGAGGATCAGCGCGACCCCGGTCGGTCCCACGTAGACGAGGTCCGTCTCCAGCGCGGGGAGGCCGGTGTCGGGCCTGAACGGCAGCCGGCGGGTGCCGATGGCGAAGGGCCTCTCGAAGACGGCGCTGGCGACGATGAGTATGCCCACGCTCGCGATGAGGGGGACCAGCTTGGGCCTGTCGGCGATGCGCCGGTACACGCCCTCGAAGATGCCCACTCCCGCCGCGCCGGACGCCGCCCCGCCGGCGAGCAGGGCCAGCCAGAACGAGCCCGTCGCCCGCCACGTCAGGAACCCCATCCAGGCGCCGAAGGTGTACACGGCCGCGTGGGCCACGTGGAGGATGCCGAGCAGGCCGTAGACCATGGTCAGGCCGATGGCGGTCAGCACGTAGACCGAGCCCTGGGTCAGCGTGTTGGCGGCGACCTCGAGCGCTACGATCATCGGTCCGCACCGGCGCCGGCCGCCGGCGTCCTCCGACCCCCCGCCACGACCAGCCTGCCGTCCTTGACCACGCTGTCCACCAGGTTCGTCCCGAACCTGTTGATGACCATGCCGTGCTCGGCCACGCTCCACAGCACGAGGTCGGCGCGCTTGCCCACCTCCACGCTGCCGACCTCGCGCTCCAGGCCCAGGGCCTTGGCGGCGTTGATGGTGCTCATGTGCCAGACCTCGGCGTAGCTGAGCCGGTACAGCCGCGAGGCGAGCTGCATCGTGGCCTGCATGCTCAACGTGGGCGCCGTGCCGGGGTTGTAGTCGCAGGAGAGCGCGACCACCACGCCGCGCCGGATCAGCCGCCTGGCCAGCTCCGGCATGAACGGCTTCTTGGGCCCCACCCAGCG belongs to Trueperaceae bacterium and includes:
- a CDS encoding branched-chain amino acid ABC transporter permease encodes the protein MIVALEVAANTLTQGSVYVLTAIGLTMVYGLLGILHVAHAAVYTFGAWMGFLTWRATGSFWLALLAGGAASGAAGVGIFEGVYRRIADRPKLVPLIASVGILIVASAVFERPFAIGTRRLPFRPDTGLPALETDLVYVGPTGVALILVAALVVAGLLVVFRRTRLGLDWRALSMDAEMAEAIGIPARLSMNLAFFLGSFLAGLGGVLVSGYEGRVFAAMGDVVSYKAFIVVVLGGLGNVPGAIVAAYLLAFIESFAITVFGYVLPRDAIGFTLLILVLMFRPQGLFARGA